Within Thermodesulfovibrionales bacterium, the genomic segment ACGTGGCACTGCATGCAGTTATACCGTTTGCCGTCGAGCTTCCCCTTGAGGTCTTCGCCGGTGTCGAGATTCGTGAGGTGCGATCTCGGGATCGGGGTCGCGCCCATGCTCTTCGCATATTCAGGCATATGACAGCTCATGCACATGTTGTTTGTTTCGGCTATAGGCAGCATTCCGGTGATGTCGTGGGGTATCAGCGGCGGACTGTTCTCAAAGGTCCTCTTGATCTTCTTGGACTGGCCGGGCGCGTCCTGAGGATATTCCCCATGTTCCGGTCTGACCTTCTCTTCTTCGTATATCGATTCTTTTCTGATTCCGAGG encodes:
- a CDS encoding nitrate reductase cytochrome c-type subunit, with translation LGIRKESIYEEEKVRPEHGEYPQDAPGQSKKIKRTFENSPPLIPHDITGMLPIAETNNMCMSCHMPEYAKSMGATPIPRSHLTNLDTGEDLKGKLDGKRYNCMQCHVLQVNVQPPVKNLFKGEFRDKKGKESSNLLDILNEGVQAE